In Mycetocola zhujimingii, one DNA window encodes the following:
- a CDS encoding LpqB family beta-propeller domain-containing protein has product MGTRLAAALALSLAALLSGCAGIPQSGAPQIGQVVPADGDPEVEFLAVGPEKDATQEQIVRGFIDAASSPRDDYATAREYLSPSIRSEWNPDASVLVDLANQRVFAPVDELNMLVTLEPVASVDEAGEFTEFTDPETTSSVYSLVQIDGQWRINSAPDGVVLDEQKFSEVFNPYSLSFFDPTWTHLVPDLRWFPSRASTGTQIVAALLAGPSEWLNGAVSSAFPEGIKLTSNAVPVVNDVAQVDLTSDAFDADEVTLQRMQAQLSASLSGVSTITSVSIAVDGNVQNIPALTLAATRVDPRALALTEEGFGFLGGGTVEQIPGLSPQIEALGATAAVVNQNYSLAAVLNADGVYAVRQSQETGLRVDARPGLIAPSLDRFGFLWTVPEDEPGALLAARADGSQSSIASSWPDASSIQSIQVSRDGTRVLALVHTVGLPRLLVAGITRSADGTPVSLGEPLGFAVGAGVGLSATWVDDVTVASLVGASDGRGEVVTQVIGGESGTLATVDDAVQIVGGNTARQLRALSSTGSVQVLRTSVWQTTSKGVFFLATQLGSPG; this is encoded by the coding sequence TTGGGTACGAGGCTCGCGGCGGCACTGGCGCTCTCTCTCGCCGCGCTGCTCTCCGGCTGCGCGGGCATCCCACAGTCCGGCGCTCCGCAAATCGGACAGGTCGTGCCTGCCGACGGAGATCCCGAGGTCGAGTTCCTCGCTGTCGGACCCGAGAAAGACGCGACCCAGGAGCAGATCGTCCGCGGCTTCATCGACGCCGCCTCCAGCCCGCGCGACGACTACGCCACGGCGCGCGAATACCTCTCGCCGTCCATCCGGTCCGAGTGGAACCCCGATGCGAGCGTCCTGGTGGACCTCGCCAACCAGCGCGTCTTCGCTCCGGTCGATGAGCTGAACATGCTGGTGACTCTTGAGCCTGTGGCATCCGTCGACGAGGCGGGAGAGTTCACGGAGTTCACTGACCCGGAAACCACAAGCAGTGTGTACTCACTCGTACAGATCGACGGTCAGTGGCGGATCAACTCGGCGCCGGATGGCGTCGTGCTCGACGAGCAGAAGTTCAGCGAGGTGTTCAACCCGTATTCGCTGAGCTTCTTCGACCCGACCTGGACGCACCTCGTGCCGGACCTGCGCTGGTTCCCGTCGCGGGCATCTACCGGAACACAGATCGTCGCTGCCCTCCTTGCCGGGCCGAGCGAATGGCTGAACGGTGCCGTCAGTTCCGCCTTCCCCGAAGGGATCAAGCTGACCAGCAATGCGGTGCCCGTTGTGAACGACGTGGCGCAGGTCGACCTCACCAGCGATGCGTTTGACGCCGACGAGGTCACGCTGCAGCGGATGCAGGCCCAGCTGTCTGCGAGCCTCTCCGGCGTTTCCACCATCACGTCGGTGAGTATCGCGGTTGACGGAAACGTGCAGAACATCCCGGCTCTCACGCTCGCCGCGACTCGCGTCGACCCGCGCGCGCTCGCGCTGACCGAGGAGGGTTTCGGGTTCCTCGGGGGAGGAACCGTCGAGCAGATCCCGGGACTCAGCCCGCAGATCGAAGCCCTCGGGGCGACAGCAGCCGTGGTCAACCAGAACTACTCGCTCGCCGCGGTGCTCAATGCAGACGGCGTGTATGCCGTGCGCCAGTCGCAGGAAACCGGACTGAGAGTAGACGCTCGTCCCGGGTTGATCGCGCCGTCACTTGACAGGTTCGGGTTCCTCTGGACCGTGCCAGAGGACGAGCCGGGAGCGCTGCTCGCGGCCAGGGCCGACGGGTCACAGTCCTCGATCGCATCCAGCTGGCCTGACGCGTCGAGCATCCAGTCGATTCAGGTGTCGCGTGATGGAACGCGGGTACTCGCGCTCGTTCACACGGTGGGCCTGCCTCGCCTGCTCGTCGCCGGAATCACGCGTTCCGCTGACGGCACACCGGTCAGCCTCGGTGAGCCCCTCGGGTTCGCGGTCGGCGCCGGGGTCGGACTGTCGGCGACCTGGGTTGACGACGTCACTGTCGCGTCGCTCGTCGGAGCGTCTGACGGGAGGGGCGAAGTCGTGACCCAGGTGATCGGCGGGGAGTCTGGAACGCTCGCCACGGTCGACGACGCCGTGCAGATCGTCGGTGGCAACACGGCACGGCAGCTCCGCGCCCTCTCCTCGACCGGAAGCGTCCAGGTGCTTCGAACATCGGTCTGGCAGACGACGTCCAAGGGTGTTTTCTTCCTCGCCACCCAGCTGGGCAGCCCGGGCTAG
- a CDS encoding ComF family protein, whose protein sequence is MNHSGHAGSGAGAAAVRAAFREAIGLLLPVACVACGEPDSALCPACVSRIGEPPVVPDIVDAFPVWAGAEYDGVVRRAILALKNDQRTDVAVALSHVFRRALDAALAELPQRVGTVTDLRLATLPSSRAAYRRRGYRPVDRVLRKGGLAAEHPLRLVRQPHDQVGLGRAGRQRNLGGSLLASERVAGGSFLVVDDVVTTGATLREARRALDSAGARTVGAVVIAATPLRILATRQPHSLPSDFLPGAD, encoded by the coding sequence ATGAATCACAGCGGGCACGCAGGCTCAGGGGCAGGCGCGGCCGCTGTGCGCGCGGCCTTTCGCGAAGCGATCGGACTTCTCCTGCCTGTCGCGTGTGTCGCATGCGGTGAGCCCGACAGTGCGCTCTGCCCCGCGTGTGTTTCCCGCATCGGCGAGCCGCCGGTGGTGCCTGACATCGTGGATGCGTTCCCGGTGTGGGCCGGCGCCGAATACGACGGTGTGGTGAGGCGCGCGATTCTCGCGCTCAAGAACGACCAGCGAACAGACGTCGCAGTTGCGCTCTCCCACGTGTTCAGGCGGGCGTTGGATGCAGCTCTTGCCGAACTTCCGCAGCGTGTCGGCACTGTCACTGACCTGAGGCTCGCCACCCTGCCGTCCAGCAGGGCCGCCTACCGGCGACGGGGATACCGGCCGGTGGACAGGGTGCTCAGAAAGGGAGGACTTGCAGCGGAACATCCGCTCAGGCTGGTTCGACAGCCCCACGACCAGGTCGGCCTCGGTCGAGCCGGTCGGCAGCGCAATCTTGGAGGGTCCCTTCTGGCCTCAGAACGGGTCGCGGGAGGGAGTTTCCTCGTCGTCGACGATGTCGTCACGACGGGTGCAACGCTCAGGGAAGCACGCCGGGCACTCGACTCCGCCGGTGCACGAACTGTCGGGGCTGTGGTCATCGCGGCAACGCCGCTGCGAATCTTAGCAACGCGCCAACCACACAGTTTGCCGAGTGACTTCTTACCCGGCGCGGACTAG
- the hpf gene encoding ribosome hibernation-promoting factor, HPF/YfiA family, translating to MEINIVGQGLGLTDRFRDYVEEKSEKVAHLSDRALAFEVKVSRHHDKSGKAGDDRVELMLIGPGPLVRAEASGSDKYVAFDLAMGKLLEQVRRAKDRKKVLRGKRRTSLSTASAEGFSGIDLQPADPEVIERVATGVLTTVDDTDSESEEEYSPVVIREKVFPAEFMTVDEAVDRMELVGHPFFLFVDAKNDRPSVVYRRKGWDYGVIGLDDEAAESKKRA from the coding sequence GTGGAAATTAACATTGTCGGACAAGGCCTGGGACTCACTGATCGCTTCCGCGATTACGTCGAGGAAAAATCAGAGAAAGTGGCCCACCTGTCAGACCGTGCCCTCGCATTCGAGGTCAAGGTCAGCCGTCACCATGACAAGAGTGGCAAGGCCGGAGACGACCGGGTTGAGCTGATGCTCATCGGTCCAGGCCCGCTCGTGAGGGCTGAGGCGTCGGGCTCAGACAAGTACGTTGCCTTTGATCTGGCAATGGGAAAGTTACTCGAACAGGTGCGCCGGGCCAAGGACCGGAAGAAAGTGCTGCGAGGGAAACGGCGAACGTCGTTGTCAACCGCGAGCGCGGAGGGCTTCAGCGGCATCGACCTCCAGCCCGCTGACCCCGAGGTCATCGAGCGGGTCGCGACAGGAGTCCTGACCACGGTGGATGACACCGACAGCGAATCTGAGGAGGAGTACTCGCCTGTGGTCATTCGCGAAAAAGTGTTCCCGGCCGAATTCATGACCGTCGACGAGGCGGTCGACAGGATGGAGCTGGTCGGGCATCCGTTCTTCCTCTTCGTCGACGCGAAAAACGACAGGCCGAGCGTTGTGTACCGGCGCAAGGGCTGGGACTACGGAGTCATCGGTCTCGATGACGAGGCGGCCGAATCGAAGAAGCGGGCATAA
- the secA gene encoding preprotein translocase subunit SecA: protein MASVLERVLRVGEGRILKKLENLTKAVNSLEPNFADLTDEELRNETTELRARFDKGETLDDLLPEAFAAVREAGKRTIGLRHFDVQIMGGAALHLGNIAEMKTGEGKTLVATLPAYLNAIAGKGVHIVTVNDYLATYQSELMGRVFRALGMTTGVIVAGQTPAERREQYLCDVTYGTNNEFGFDYLRDNMAWQSKDLVQRGHYFAIVDEVDSILIDEARTPLIISGPSSGEANRWFNEFARLAKILVEGEDYEVDEKKRTVGVLEPGIEKVEDYLGIDNLYESANTPLISFLNNSLKANALFKKDKDYVVMNGEVMIVDEHTGRILMGRRYNEGIHQAIEAKEGVQVKAENQTLATVTLQNYFRLYSKLSGMTGTAETEAAEFVSTYKLGVVPIPPNKPMRRIDQPDLVYKNEETKFAQVVEDIAERHEKGQPVLVGTTSVEKSEYLSRLLAKKGIRHEVLNAKNHAREAAIVAQAGRLGSVTVATNMAGRGTDIMLGGNAEFLAVQEMNQKGLSPSDTPEEYEAAWDDVFTAVKQKVQEEADKVIEAGGLYVLGTERHESRRIDNQLRGRSGRQGDPGESRFYLSLTDDLMRLFNSGAAEALMGRGGVPDDMAIESKVVSRAIRSAQSQVEARNAEIRKNVLKYDDVLNRQREAIYADRRHILEGDDLHERTQKFLEDVITEVLDVHVGEGNGDDWDFDALWVDLKTLYPISLTIDEVIAEAGQKGKINREFMRREILSDAKLAYARREEQLGSPAMRELERRVVLQVIDRRWRDHLYEMDYLKDGIGLRAMAQRDPLVEYQREGFSMFQQMMGQIREESVGYLFNLEVEVTKGASEEVTSVEAKGLTRPDDEDENLSYSAATETGDVEVRNQKGQVEKAATARARQATAARTAQPEAAAPVATAERGAFGQRGQVTPPVGGNRADRRSQGKKK from the coding sequence GTGGCCTCAGTACTAGAGAGGGTTCTTCGCGTTGGCGAGGGCCGGATCCTCAAGAAGCTCGAAAACCTGACCAAAGCTGTTAACTCGCTCGAGCCGAACTTCGCGGACCTCACCGATGAGGAACTTCGTAATGAAACGACCGAGCTGCGCGCCCGGTTCGACAAGGGTGAAACCCTCGACGACCTGCTTCCCGAGGCGTTCGCCGCCGTGCGCGAGGCGGGAAAGCGGACCATCGGCCTGAGGCACTTCGACGTGCAGATCATGGGTGGAGCGGCTCTTCACCTCGGCAACATCGCCGAGATGAAGACCGGTGAGGGCAAGACGCTCGTCGCCACGCTCCCCGCGTACCTGAACGCCATTGCGGGCAAGGGTGTTCACATCGTCACGGTGAACGATTACCTCGCGACCTACCAGTCTGAGCTCATGGGCCGGGTGTTCCGTGCCCTCGGCATGACCACCGGTGTCATCGTCGCCGGGCAGACCCCCGCCGAGCGGCGTGAGCAGTATCTCTGCGACGTGACCTACGGAACAAACAACGAGTTTGGCTTCGACTACCTCCGCGACAATATGGCGTGGCAGTCGAAGGACCTCGTTCAGCGTGGTCACTACTTCGCCATTGTCGACGAGGTGGACTCGATCCTCATCGACGAGGCGCGGACGCCGCTCATCATCTCCGGTCCATCGTCAGGCGAAGCGAATCGCTGGTTCAACGAGTTTGCGCGGCTGGCCAAGATCCTCGTCGAGGGCGAGGACTACGAGGTCGACGAAAAGAAGCGCACCGTCGGTGTGCTCGAACCAGGCATCGAAAAGGTCGAGGACTACCTCGGCATCGACAACCTCTACGAGTCCGCAAACACGCCACTGATTTCGTTCCTCAACAACTCGCTCAAGGCGAACGCGCTGTTCAAGAAGGACAAGGATTACGTCGTCATGAACGGCGAAGTCATGATCGTCGATGAGCACACCGGCCGCATTCTCATGGGCCGCCGTTACAACGAGGGAATCCACCAGGCGATCGAGGCGAAAGAGGGCGTTCAGGTCAAGGCCGAGAACCAGACCCTGGCAACGGTCACGCTGCAGAACTACTTCCGCCTGTACTCGAAGCTCTCCGGCATGACCGGTACCGCCGAGACCGAGGCCGCTGAGTTCGTCTCGACCTACAAGCTGGGCGTCGTTCCGATTCCGCCGAACAAGCCCATGCGCCGGATCGACCAGCCGGACCTCGTGTACAAAAACGAGGAGACGAAGTTCGCGCAGGTCGTGGAAGACATCGCCGAGCGCCACGAGAAGGGCCAGCCCGTCCTCGTCGGAACGACCAGCGTCGAGAAGAGCGAATACCTCTCTCGCCTGCTCGCGAAGAAGGGCATCAGGCACGAAGTTCTCAACGCGAAGAACCACGCGCGAGAGGCCGCCATCGTCGCCCAGGCCGGCCGGCTCGGCTCGGTGACCGTCGCGACGAACATGGCCGGTCGTGGAACCGACATCATGCTCGGTGGAAACGCCGAGTTCCTTGCTGTTCAGGAGATGAACCAGAAGGGTCTCAGCCCGAGCGATACTCCTGAGGAGTACGAGGCGGCCTGGGATGACGTGTTCACCGCCGTCAAGCAAAAGGTCCAGGAGGAAGCGGACAAGGTCATCGAGGCCGGCGGGCTCTATGTGCTCGGCACCGAGCGTCACGAGTCCCGCCGTATCGACAACCAGCTCAGGGGCCGGTCGGGCCGTCAGGGCGACCCGGGCGAGAGCAGGTTCTACCTGTCGCTCACTGATGACCTGATGCGCCTGTTCAACTCCGGCGCCGCTGAGGCCCTCATGGGCCGCGGCGGGGTTCCCGACGACATGGCCATCGAGTCCAAGGTCGTCAGCCGCGCGATCCGGAGCGCACAGTCACAGGTCGAGGCGCGCAACGCCGAGATCCGCAAGAACGTGCTCAAGTACGACGATGTCCTCAACCGTCAGCGCGAGGCCATCTACGCTGACCGCCGCCACATCCTCGAGGGCGACGACCTGCACGAGCGTACGCAGAAGTTCCTCGAAGACGTCATCACTGAGGTGCTCGATGTGCACGTCGGCGAGGGCAACGGGGACGACTGGGACTTTGACGCACTCTGGGTCGACCTCAAGACGCTGTACCCGATCAGCCTGACCATCGACGAGGTTATCGCTGAGGCCGGACAGAAGGGCAAGATCAACCGCGAGTTCATGCGTCGTGAGATCCTGTCGGATGCCAAGCTCGCCTACGCACGGCGTGAGGAACAGCTCGGCTCACCGGCGATGCGCGAACTCGAGCGGCGCGTTGTGCTCCAGGTCATCGACCGTCGCTGGCGCGATCACCTGTACGAGATGGACTACCTCAAGGACGGCATCGGCCTGCGCGCGATGGCCCAGCGCGACCCCCTGGTCGAGTACCAGCGCGAGGGCTTCAGCATGTTCCAGCAGATGATGGGGCAGATTCGCGAAGAGAGCGTCGGCTACCTGTTCAACCTCGAGGTCGAAGTCACCAAGGGTGCGAGCGAGGAAGTCACCTCCGTTGAGGCCAAGGGACTCACGCGGCCGGACGACGAGGACGAGAACCTCAGCTACTCCGCCGCGACCGAGACCGGTGACGTCGAGGTCCGCAACCAGAAGGGCCAGGTGGAGAAGGCGGCAACGGCTCGCGCCAGGCAGGCGACAGCCGCCCGGACAGCACAGCCGGAGGCCGCAGCGCCGGTCGCGACAGCCGAGCGTGGAGCGTTCGGTCAGAGGGGCCAGGTCACTCCACCCGTCGGCGGCAACCGCGCCGACCGCCGGTCTCAGGGCAAGAAGAAGTAG
- a CDS encoding Rv3235 family protein yields MEVLRGARDIDQLGRWISEDVYKHLLKRQLISARARQIKGTPATRPVLVIGRISTSSPADGVIEAVVMVYEKPRARAVAIRLEGVDRRWRATSIGIL; encoded by the coding sequence ATGGAGGTGCTGCGCGGAGCACGCGACATCGATCAACTCGGACGCTGGATCAGCGAGGATGTCTACAAGCATCTCCTCAAACGGCAGCTCATCTCCGCGAGGGCACGGCAGATCAAGGGAACACCAGCGACGAGGCCCGTCCTCGTCATTGGCAGGATCAGCACCAGTTCCCCGGCTGACGGCGTGATCGAGGCTGTCGTGATGGTCTACGAAAAGCCACGAGCGCGCGCGGTCGCCATCCGGCTCGAGGGCGTCGACCGGCGGTGGCGCGCGACATCTATCGGCATTCTCTAG
- a CDS encoding helix-turn-helix domain-containing protein, whose product MDTVSSDSVGRFLTVADAADILNISTAEVTELIRTAELPAISIGAPGRWRIERPVLEAYIAAKYEEARRMSLWQESDIASLPEIARGMIIKPTGGDDD is encoded by the coding sequence ATGGATACGGTCTCGTCAGACTCCGTAGGCCGCTTCCTCACAGTTGCCGACGCCGCGGACATCCTCAACATCTCGACAGCTGAGGTGACAGAGCTGATCCGGACCGCTGAGCTGCCCGCCATCAGCATCGGTGCGCCAGGGAGATGGCGCATCGAACGCCCTGTGCTGGAGGCGTACATCGCAGCCAAGTACGAGGAAGCCAGGCGGATGAGCCTCTGGCAGGAATCGGACATCGCGAGTCTGCCCGAGATTGCGCGCGGCATGATCATCAAGCCGACCGGCGGCGACGACGACTGA
- a CDS encoding SAF domain-containing protein: MDASIPSVSRRIRASFDARFVVGIVLIVSSIVGVWVVVSSADRSTGVYLARTTLNVGDVIQPGDLTVAAVRLGEADARYVTDGSIPEEGFTVLRTVLKGELVPQSAVGTDASVGVSALVVGSTSMLPESVEAGSLVDVWIAKVEDDGTFAPPVVLVAGAAVVRVVEQQGLVAAGGQDVEVLVPKGKVAAVLAAVAGGDAISVVPATGR; encoded by the coding sequence ATGGACGCGTCCATTCCGTCCGTTTCCCGGCGAATACGGGCGAGTTTCGACGCGCGATTCGTCGTGGGGATAGTGCTGATCGTCAGTTCGATCGTTGGGGTCTGGGTGGTGGTTTCTTCCGCTGATCGCTCAACCGGTGTCTACCTCGCACGCACGACGCTGAATGTCGGCGACGTCATCCAGCCCGGTGACCTCACGGTCGCGGCCGTTCGCCTGGGAGAAGCAGACGCGAGATACGTCACAGACGGAAGCATCCCGGAGGAAGGGTTCACCGTGCTGCGGACCGTGCTCAAGGGCGAGCTCGTGCCGCAGTCTGCGGTGGGCACCGATGCCAGCGTCGGGGTGAGCGCGCTTGTCGTCGGTTCGACATCGATGCTGCCTGAGTCGGTGGAGGCGGGTTCGCTCGTCGACGTGTGGATCGCGAAGGTCGAAGACGACGGAACCTTCGCTCCGCCCGTCGTTCTCGTCGCGGGGGCCGCGGTCGTCAGGGTGGTCGAGCAGCAGGGACTCGTGGCGGCCGGCGGGCAGGACGTCGAAGTCCTCGTCCCGAAGGGCAAAGTCGCCGCGGTACTCGCCGCCGTCGCCGGGGGAGACGCCATCTCGGTTGTCCCTGCGACGGGCAGGTGA
- a CDS encoding AAA family ATPase codes for MAAIIVALDSVTEDRVLPALLDRGHRVEIRVGEHADPVSVLEGATAAVLLISAAPDRLTARVLEWCDGHGVRIVAVTASDRDVRHARVLKLLEVVSSDAPIDDFDALVRGRVIDRPVARTRERGSVLVVWGPAGAPGRTTVAITLAAELAAAGRSVVLIDADTHAASVAPALGLLDESPGFAAACRLAGKDGLSVAELERISQSYPIGAEPLRVLTGITRAYRWPELSAERVRRTLDACRAWVDYVVDTGFSLENDEEISTDLFAPRRNAATLTCIDAADEVIAVGAADPIGLQRYLRAHGDLLERAIGIPVTTVINKVRSGSVGLNPSGQVRATLQRFGGIDDPVLIPHDEKGTDAALLAGRALRDASPRSSALAALRRFTTSRILPPPEEPVTRRSRRGARARQRIGRVSQA; via the coding sequence ATGGCCGCGATCATCGTTGCCCTGGACAGTGTCACCGAAGACCGGGTGCTTCCCGCTCTCCTCGATCGCGGGCACCGGGTCGAGATCCGCGTCGGCGAGCACGCCGATCCGGTTTCGGTGCTCGAGGGGGCGACCGCAGCCGTTCTCCTCATCTCGGCGGCACCCGACAGGCTCACCGCACGCGTGCTGGAGTGGTGCGACGGGCACGGCGTCCGGATCGTTGCGGTGACGGCATCCGATCGTGACGTGCGTCATGCCCGGGTTCTGAAACTCCTGGAGGTGGTGTCGAGCGACGCGCCCATCGATGACTTCGACGCCCTGGTGCGCGGGAGAGTGATCGACCGGCCGGTGGCTCGCACCCGGGAGCGCGGGAGCGTTCTCGTGGTCTGGGGCCCCGCCGGAGCTCCGGGCCGAACAACTGTCGCCATCACGCTCGCCGCCGAACTCGCGGCGGCCGGCAGGTCCGTCGTCCTGATCGACGCCGACACCCACGCTGCCTCCGTTGCTCCAGCGCTTGGCCTCCTCGACGAATCCCCGGGATTCGCGGCAGCGTGCCGTCTGGCGGGAAAAGACGGTCTCAGCGTGGCCGAACTGGAGCGGATCAGCCAGAGCTACCCCATCGGCGCTGAACCGCTTCGCGTGCTCACCGGGATCACACGCGCCTATCGCTGGCCTGAACTCAGCGCGGAGCGGGTCAGGCGTACGCTCGATGCCTGTCGGGCGTGGGTTGACTACGTCGTCGATACCGGATTCAGTCTCGAGAACGACGAGGAGATCTCAACGGATCTCTTTGCGCCGCGCCGCAACGCAGCCACGCTCACCTGCATCGACGCGGCCGACGAAGTCATTGCCGTCGGAGCGGCCGATCCGATCGGGCTCCAGCGGTACCTCCGCGCTCACGGTGACCTGCTCGAACGGGCGATCGGCATCCCGGTGACGACGGTCATCAACAAGGTGCGAAGCGGATCGGTTGGCCTGAATCCGTCCGGCCAGGTGAGGGCGACGCTGCAACGGTTCGGCGGTATCGACGACCCTGTGCTCATCCCGCACGACGAGAAAGGGACGGATGCCGCGCTGCTGGCCGGCAGGGCGTTGCGCGACGCGAGTCCGAGGTCGTCGGCGCTCGCTGCACTGCGCCGGTTCACCACGAGCCGCATCCTGCCACCGCCGGAAGAGCCGGTCACGCGCCGGTCCCGCCGCGGAGCGCGCGCCCGTCAACGCATCGGTCGTGTGAGCCAGGCCTGA
- a CDS encoding sensor histidine kinase, with protein sequence MSTLSDLVLAQGRSTEADVDWLHMLVGDAQLLADLAFADIVLWVPDRDGGFISVSHYRPSSAATLFYRDFVGQPIKAQWRAQVSDAFENARIADSTAPDWYEETPTRVRAVPVMRRLSSSSPENSPTPIAVLTRHTNLGEARTPSRQELTFNECADDLFEMVATGDFPDLSAPTGPRRGAPRASDGLIRLDVDGITTFASPNALSAFNRMGFAEELEGESLAEVTTKILPSKQVIDESLPLVVTGRAPWRTDIEARGVTVSLRAIPLRHRGERAGAIVLCRDVSELRHQERELITKDATIREIHHRVKNNLQTVASLLRIQARRAHNDEAREALSQAMRRVAAIAVVHDTLSEGLTQDVNFDEVFERVLMLIAEVASSHNTTVHPHKTGEFGVLPSAYATPLALALTELVTNAVEHGLAGRDGEVEIVADRSGDELTVLVRDNGVGLQEGKVGSGLGTQIVRTLIQGELSGTIDWHTVVGSGTEVTIEVPLRWISRT encoded by the coding sequence ATGTCAACGCTCAGTGACCTCGTACTCGCCCAGGGGCGCTCCACCGAAGCCGACGTCGATTGGCTGCACATGCTCGTCGGCGATGCTCAGTTGCTCGCGGACCTGGCGTTCGCCGATATCGTGCTGTGGGTCCCTGATCGGGACGGTGGGTTCATCTCTGTCTCTCACTATCGTCCATCGAGCGCCGCAACCCTGTTCTACCGCGACTTTGTCGGACAGCCGATCAAGGCCCAGTGGCGAGCACAGGTGAGTGATGCGTTCGAGAACGCGCGCATCGCCGACTCGACAGCCCCTGACTGGTACGAAGAAACGCCGACGCGGGTCCGTGCCGTCCCGGTCATGCGCCGCCTCAGCTCGAGTTCGCCCGAAAACTCACCGACCCCCATCGCGGTTCTCACGCGCCACACCAACCTGGGTGAGGCCCGCACGCCGAGCCGGCAGGAGCTCACCTTCAACGAGTGCGCTGACGACCTGTTCGAAATGGTCGCAACCGGCGACTTCCCCGACCTCTCGGCCCCCACCGGACCCCGCAGGGGTGCACCCCGAGCCTCCGACGGACTGATCCGTCTCGACGTCGACGGGATCACGACCTTCGCGAGCCCGAACGCCCTGTCTGCCTTCAACCGGATGGGATTCGCCGAGGAGCTCGAGGGGGAGTCACTCGCCGAAGTGACCACCAAGATCTTGCCGAGCAAACAGGTCATCGACGAATCCCTGCCTCTCGTCGTCACCGGTCGCGCGCCGTGGCGCACGGACATCGAGGCCAGGGGAGTGACGGTGTCGCTTCGGGCGATTCCCCTTCGTCACCGTGGCGAACGAGCCGGGGCGATCGTGCTTTGCCGCGATGTGTCCGAGCTTCGTCACCAGGAGCGTGAACTCATCACGAAGGATGCCACGATCCGCGAGATCCATCACCGGGTCAAGAACAACCTGCAGACCGTGGCATCCCTGCTTCGGATCCAGGCGCGGCGTGCACACAACGATGAGGCTCGCGAGGCACTGTCGCAGGCGATGAGGCGGGTCGCTGCCATTGCCGTCGTTCACGACACGCTGTCGGAGGGACTGACCCAGGACGTCAACTTCGACGAGGTCTTCGAGCGCGTGCTCATGCTCATCGCCGAGGTTGCGTCAAGTCACAACACGACGGTGCATCCCCACAAGACCGGTGAGTTCGGGGTGCTCCCCAGCGCGTACGCGACGCCGCTCGCGCTGGCGCTCACCGAGCTCGTGACGAATGCCGTCGAACACGGACTCGCGGGCCGCGACGGAGAGGTCGAGATCGTCGCTGACCGGTCGGGAGACGAACTCACTGTGCTCGTCCGCGACAACGGCGTCGGGCTCCAGGAGGGCAAGGTCGGTTCGGGTCTCGGCACCCAGATCGTCCGTACGCTCATCCAGGGCGAGCTCAGCGGGACCATCGACTGGCACACGGTCGTCGGCTCTGGAACCGAGGTCACGATCGAGGTGCCGCTTCGCTGGATCTCTCGCACGTAG
- a CDS encoding WhiB family transcriptional regulator, whose translation MDWRDKAACLTADPELFFPVGNTGPAVDQIDKAKAVCGRCTVTEICLQYALETGQDSGVWGGLSEDERRALKRRAARARRAS comes from the coding sequence ATGGACTGGCGCGACAAAGCCGCTTGCCTCACCGCAGATCCTGAACTATTTTTCCCGGTGGGAAACACAGGTCCGGCAGTCGACCAGATCGACAAGGCGAAAGCCGTGTGCGGTCGGTGCACTGTGACCGAAATCTGCCTCCAGTACGCACTCGAGACCGGTCAGGACTCGGGAGTCTGGGGTGGCCTCTCCGAAGACGAGCGTCGTGCGCTCAAGCGCCGCGCCGCTCGCGCCCGCCGCGCTTCCTGA
- the bcp gene encoding thioredoxin-dependent thiol peroxidase translates to MTDSSTTTAPDAPLRLQPGETAPSFTLPSSAGTPVSLADFAGSKVILYFYPAAMTPGCTTQACDFRDSLGSLQGAGYTVLGISKDSPDKLAAFAERDGLTFPLLSDEDLTVHKAYGAYGDKNSYGRIITGVLRSTFVIDEKGAIELALYNVKATGHVASLRKKLGIA, encoded by the coding sequence ATGACAGACTCATCGACCACCACCGCTCCCGACGCTCCGCTGCGGCTGCAGCCGGGCGAGACCGCTCCATCGTTCACTCTTCCCAGCTCGGCGGGAACACCGGTCTCCCTCGCGGACTTCGCCGGCTCGAAGGTCATCCTCTACTTCTACCCGGCAGCGATGACCCCTGGCTGCACCACCCAGGCCTGTGACTTCCGCGACAGCCTCGGCTCACTCCAGGGAGCGGGATACACCGTTCTCGGCATTTCCAAGGACTCGCCAGACAAGCTCGCCGCTTTTGCCGAGCGAGACGGGCTAACCTTCCCGCTGCTCAGCGACGAGGACCTCACCGTCCACAAGGCGTACGGTGCCTACGGCGACAAGAACTCGTACGGCCGGATCATCACCGGCGTGCTCCGCTCAACCTTCGTGATCGACGAGAAGGGCGCCATCGAGCTCGCCCTCTACAACGTCAAGGCGACGGGGCACGTTGCCTCGCTGCGGAAGAAGCTCGGCATAGCCTGA